The following nucleotide sequence is from Cyclobacteriaceae bacterium.
CAAATACTCAAAGAATCGCTTAAGATATTCAAGCAAGGAAAAATTTATTTTGAATTCTCAATTCCTAGAATGGGAAAGCGAGTAGATAATATAATTATTATTAATGACGTCATTTTTGTCATTGAATTTAAGGTTGGGGACGCTCTGTATCAAAAGTATGCTATCGACCAAGTAATTGATTATTGTCTCGATTTACAAAATTTTCATGAAGGTAGTCACTCAGAGAAAATTGCTCCAGTTTTAATCTCTACTAAAGCACCCTCCATTGAAAATACATTTGAAATGGTGAATAATTTATTTTTACCTATAAAATCAAATCAAAACAACATTTCGCAAATCATTAGTCAAGCTATTTCACTTACCAGTGGAAAAACCATTGATACGGAACAATGGGAGAATGCGAAATACAAACCAACACCAACAATTATTGAAGCATCTCAAGCTTTATATAGAGGACATTCCGTTTCTGAAATTTCAAGGAGTGACTCTGGAGCCATAAACCTGTCGAGAACTACAGAGTGTATTAATAACATCATAGAACATTCAAAAAAAAGTTCTTCAAAATCCATATGCTTTCTTACGGGAGTGCCAGGGGCAGGCAAGACTTTAGCGGGTCTTAATATTGCAAACGAACGTAGAAAAGCTCATGAAGATGAGAATGCAGTATTCCTATCGGGTAATGGTCCTTTAGTGTATGTATTAAGGGAAGCTTTAGTTCGAGATGAAGTGCAGCATGCTAAAGAGAATGGAGAAAAATTAACTAAGAAAAATTCAGCAATAAAGGCAAATGCATTTATTCAGAACATTCATCATTTCAGGGACGACAATTTGATTTCTAATCAGGCGCCTGATGAAAAGGTTGTAGTATTTGACGAAGCTCAAAGAGCATGGACTCGGCAAAAAGCTATTTCGTTTATGAAATCTAAAGGCAAAGATTTTGATATGTCCGAGCCTGATTTCCTGATTGAAGTGATGAATAGACATGAAAGTTACTGTACTGTTATTTGTTTAATTGGTGGTGGGCAGGAAATTAATACAGGAGAAGCTGGACTTTCAGAATGGATAGAGGCCCTGAAAAATAAATACCCAAATTGGAATATATATTACTCAAATTTGATAACTACGAATGAAAATTATTTAAAAAATGAACATCTATCCTCATGGTTAGAACAGCATGGTTCCGTTAAGGAAGATCTTCATCTATCTGTCTCGGTTCGTTCTTTTCGATCTGAAAAAACTTCAAATTTTGTTTACGAAATTCTCAATGGGAATTTTCTTGGAGCAAGGAATATTTTGAAGGAAATCAATAATGTGTTTCCAATTTATCTTACACGAGATCTTCAAAAAGCAAAAGATTGGCTTCATAGAAACGCTAAAGGAACAGAGAGAATCGGATTGGTAGGAAGTTCTGGAGGAATGAGGCTTCGACCTGTAGGTATCGATGTAAAAAATGATATCTCTGCAGAAGAATGGTTTTTAAATAATTCAGGTGATGTTCGATCTTCTCACTACCTGGAGATAGTTGCTACCGAATTCGATATTCAAGGGTTAGAAATTGATTATGTAGCACTTGCCTGGGACATTAATTTCTATTTTGAGAACAATAAATGGAACTATCAAAGTTTTGAAGGGACTAAATGGAAGCAAATCATTGGTGAGATTGAAAAATCTTATCTGAAGAATGCCTATCGCGTATTGATGACTAGAGCAAGACAAGGACTAATAATCTTCGTGCCACATGGGAATGAAATGGATCAGACTAGACCAGTTGCGAAATATGATGGAACATTTAATTTTTTGAGTTCCTGCGGAATACCATCAATTTAATCTCAATTTATTAATTAAAATGAAGTGGATTGTCTTTCCTCCTTCGCGAGACGCTACGGAGGACGAGGCGACGATCCTATAGGTGGGTGCATTCCACCTTCGCGAAACGCTATGGAGGACCTTGTTTGACTTCACCCGTGAAAATAAGGTTTACTACACTCAGCGAACTTAAGCTCCCCTACTCGTAACGCAATGTATCAACAGGATTGGCCTTGGAAGCCTTCACCGTTTGAGATAAAATTGTGACGACCCCCAACACAAACAACAGCAAAATGCTGGCAACAATTTCTAACGCTCCAATTGCAATTGGATAGGATTGTTCGCCAAATAACAATACATCAAAGAAGAAATACGTAAGGGGTGTGGCAATTACCGTTGCAATAAGCATCAGCTTCAAATAATCTTTTGAAAGAAGCATAGCGATAGTAGAAGACGATGCGCCCATTACCTTTCGCACGCCAATTTCCCTGGTTCGGGTTTCCGTGGCGTAAACAACCATACCTAAAAGACCAAGACAGGAGATTGTAATGGCCAGAAATCCAAGGAACCCACAAATTTTAATCAATGAATAGGATACAGAATAAGCTTCTTCAATTTCGTCATCAAAAAAACGCGCCTCGAATTTCTTCTCCCCTCCAATGGTTTTCCAAACAGCCTCCATCTTCGCGATCGTTGCGTGCATGTCGCTTGATGTAACTTTCAGATTCGCGTAGTTAAGCATTTTAGGATTGTAGCGAAAAAAGAAACTTTGGATCGGCATCCTCAAATCACTATAGTGAAAATCCTTTGCTACACCGATGATCGTAAGCTCCCCTACACCAGAAACAGTAACTGTTTTGTCAAGGGCGTCAACGGGGTGTGCAATTTTAAACTGCTTAAGAAATTCTTCATTCACAATAATGAAACGCTCCCGACCTTCTTGCTGGTCCGGAAAAGTTTTTCCGGCTACTAATTCCAGGTTAAGATTTGTCAGGTAAGTGTGATCAACGAAAATTTGCCTCACGTCTATAGAATCTTTCTCCTCAGTCTTCTGAATCCATGCTGGCTCTTGCGGGAGTGCCCCCATAATGCCAGAAGACATCGAAACAGCCTGGATGTCTGATAATTTCGAAAATTCGTTCCTGAAAATATTCGGGTCTACTCCCTGAAGCTCAACATCCAGAATGTTTTCCTGGTCAAAACCAAAGTTATAATTCAATGTGGCAATGTGTTGCTTAGTTGTGATGGCAACAGCCATTATAAATCCCAACGATAGAGCAAACTGCCCAACGATAAGGGACTGTCGCAGAAAAGATCCTTTTGAAGCTTTTGAATATGACGTACTCTTCAACGCTTGAATTGGATTGAGTTTTGCGAAATAGAGTGCGGGAACTGCCCCCGCTATCAGGCCAACAAAAACAGCAAAGCCAACAAAGCATAGTATCGTTGTAGTTGTTAGTGTAAGGTCCAAAAATTCAGAAGCTGCGATCATTGCTGTGAATTCATTCCGGCTTAAGACAAAAAACACAGAGGATACACATAATGCCAGGAGCGTAACAATAACGGTTTCAAGAACGAACTGGAAAAAAATCTGATTCCGTTGACCCCCGACTACTTTTCGCAAACCAATTTCCTTTGATCTCTTTAGTGCCCTTGAAATTGAAATGTTGGTGTAGTTAAAGCAAGCAGGTAATAATATTAGCAGCGTGAGCACGCCAAAGAATATAAAAGTGGGAAGGTCCCATACCGGAC
It contains:
- a CDS encoding DUF2075 domain-containing protein; translation: MQRSYYSNTIPGFLAENETKILGQLALNHHHALEDLQKNAWIKQVQILKESLKIFKQGKIYFEFSIPRMGKRVDNIIIINDVIFVIEFKVGDALYQKYAIDQVIDYCLDLQNFHEGSHSEKIAPVLISTKAPSIENTFEMVNNLFLPIKSNQNNISQIISQAISLTSGKTIDTEQWENAKYKPTPTIIEASQALYRGHSVSEISRSDSGAINLSRTTECINNIIEHSKKSSSKSICFLTGVPGAGKTLAGLNIANERRKAHEDENAVFLSGNGPLVYVLREALVRDEVQHAKENGEKLTKKNSAIKANAFIQNIHHFRDDNLISNQAPDEKVVVFDEAQRAWTRQKAISFMKSKGKDFDMSEPDFLIEVMNRHESYCTVICLIGGGQEINTGEAGLSEWIEALKNKYPNWNIYYSNLITTNENYLKNEHLSSWLEQHGSVKEDLHLSVSVRSFRSEKTSNFVYEILNGNFLGARNILKEINNVFPIYLTRDLQKAKDWLHRNAKGTERIGLVGSSGGMRLRPVGIDVKNDISAEEWFLNNSGDVRSSHYLEIVATEFDIQGLEIDYVALAWDINFYFENNKWNYQSFEGTKWKQIIGEIEKSYLKNAYRVLMTRARQGLIIFVPHGNEMDQTRPVAKYDGTFNFLSSCGIPSI
- a CDS encoding FtsX-like permease family protein, which translates into the protein MKEIKPPKLAQKLFEWFCNDAAAVEDLRGDIEELFYVNIERMPVWKARLNYWMHTLSLVTSYAVKKRKKSITEFSSAEYSMDILKSYFLIATRSLAKHKFFTIINVLGLAIGMSISLLLIAMITFVSTYDDFHVNKDRIYRVVTKTNLLDNQEFARVPLPLAEKLKSEYPGIEEVIRISPDLSGEAEFDGKQIPMDGFFVDSHFLNVFSFPLLKGHATTSLEKPNSMVITEAGALRMFGNEDPMGKVIKLEKFGEFEITGVLKQLPKNSHIQFEILVPFQVLENFGQAQGFVASEKRWSGLDIYTYLLLPETFSEDDPERIVTFMNTVAKGVYSENSDFLASFYLQSLEDIVPGPDLAYEIGPVWDLPTFIFFGVLTLLILLPACFNYTNISISRALKRSKEIGLRKVVGGQRNQIFFQFVLETVIVTLLALCVSSVFFVLSRNEFTAMIAASEFLDLTLTTTTILCFVGFAVFVGLIAGAVPALYFAKLNPIQALKSTSYSKASKGSFLRQSLIVGQFALSLGFIMAVAITTKQHIATLNYNFGFDQENILDVELQGVDPNIFRNEFSKLSDIQAVSMSSGIMGALPQEPAWIQKTEEKDSIDVRQIFVDHTYLTNLNLELVAGKTFPDQQEGRERFIIVNEEFLKQFKIAHPVDALDKTVTVSGVGELTIIGVAKDFHYSDLRMPIQSFFFRYNPKMLNYANLKVTSSDMHATIAKMEAVWKTIGGEKKFEARFFDDEIEEAYSVSYSLIKICGFLGFLAITISCLGLLGMVVYATETRTREIGVRKVMGASSSTIAMLLSKDYLKLMLIATVIATPLTYFFFDVLLFGEQSYPIAIGALEIVASILLLFVLGVVTILSQTVKASKANPVDTLRYE